Proteins from one Salarias fasciatus chromosome 14, fSalaFa1.1, whole genome shotgun sequence genomic window:
- the nlk2 gene encoding serine/threonine-protein kinase NLK — protein MALCGATATNVTKMMAAYNGGSSAVAAHHPHHHHQLQHLPPPHMHHHHHAGQHHLQHPGSAAAVHTVQQHTSTAAAAAVMLNPGQQQPYFPSPAPGQAPGPAAAAAPAQVQAAAAAAVKAHHHHHHHHQQPHSHHLQPQLDIEPDRPIGYGAFGVVWSVTDPRDGKRVALKKMPNVFQNLVSCKRVFRELKMLCFFKHENVLSALDILQPPHIDYFEEIYVVTELMQSDLHKIIVSPQPLSSDHAKVFLYQILRGLKYLHSAGILHRDIKPGNLLVNSNCVLKICDFGLARVEESDESRHMTQEVVTQYYRAPEILMGSRHYSNSIDIWSVGCIFAELLGRRILFQAQSPIQQLDLITDLLGTPSMEAMRTACEGARAHILRGPHKQPSLPVLYTLSSQATHEAVHLLCRMLVFDPSKRISAKDALAHPYLDEGRLRYHTCMCKCCYTTSSGRVYTSDFEPVTNPKFDDGFEKNLSSVRHVKEIIHQFILEQQKGSRVPLCINPQSAAFKSFISSTVAQPSEMPPSPLVWE, from the exons ATGGCTCTTTGCGGCGCGACTGCTACCAATGTTACGAAAATGATGGCTGCGTACAACGGTGGCTCCTCGGCAGTGGCCGCCCATCACCCGCAtcaccaccaccagctccagcacCTCCCGCCTCCCCACatgcaccaccaccaccacgccggccagcaccacctgcagcacccgggctccgccgccgccgtgcacaCGGTCCAGCAGCACACCTCCACGGCCGCGGCCGCGGCGGTGATGCTCAACCCGGGCCAGCAGCAGCCCTACTTCCCCTCGCCCGCCCCCGGACAGGCCCCCgggccggcggcggcagcggctccCGCGCAGGTGCAagccgcggccgccgccgccgtcaaagcgcaccaccaccatcaccaccaccatcagcaGCCGCACTCACACCACCTGCAGCCGCAGCTGGACATCGAGCCCGACCGGCCCATCGGGTACGGAGCGTTTGGGGTGGTCTG GTCAGTGACGGACCCCCGAGACGGAAAGCGAGTCGCTCTCAAAAAGATGCCCAATGTCTTCCAAAACCTTGTTTCTTGCAAGAGGGTATTTCGAGAGCTGAAGATGCTGTGCTTCTTCAAACACGAAAAT GTGCTCTCTGCTCTGGACATACTACAACCTCCACACATCGACtactttgaagaaat CTATGTGGTGACTGAACTGATGCAAAGTGACCTCCATAAGATCATCGTATCGCCACAGCCTCTGAGCTCAGACCACgccaaagtttttctttatcagATTCTACGAG GACTGAAATACCTGCACTCAGCTGGAATTCTCCACCGAGACATCAAACCTGGCAACCTCCTGGTAAACAGCAACTGTGTGCTCAAG ATCTGCGACTTTGGCCTGGCGCGAGTGGAGGAGTCGGACGAGTCACGGCACATGACTCAGGAAGTGGTGACGCAGTACTACAGAGCTCCAGAGATCCTGATGGGGAGCCGCCACTACTCCAACTCCATCGATATCTGGTCTGTGGGCTGCATCTTCGCCGAGCTGCTGGGACGACGCATCCTCTTCCAGGCTCAGAGTCCCATCCAGCAG ttgGATTTAATCACTGACCTGTTGGGGACTCCCTCGATGGAGGCCATGAGGACGGCGTGCGAAGGCGCTCGTGCACACATTCTCAGAGGACCTCACAAGCAG ccatcacttcctgttctctACACACTGTCTAGCCAAGCGACACACGAGGCGGTGCACCTCCTCTGCAGGATGCTGGTGTTTGATCCG TCAAAGAGGATTTCAGCCAAGGACGCCCTGGCCCACCCGTACCTGGACGAGGGTCGCCTGCGCTACCACACGTGCATGTGCAAATGCTGCTACACCACGTCGTCCGGCCGGGTCTACACCAGCGACTTCGAGCCGGTCACCAACCCCAAGTTCGACGACGGGTTTGAAAAGAACCTGAGCTCTGTGAGACACGTCAAAG AGATCATCCATCAGTTCATTTTGGAACAGCAGAAGGGGAGTCGAGTTCCACTCTGCATAAACCCTCAGTCAGCTGCGTTCAAAAGCTTCATCAG CTCCACCGTGGCTCAGCCGTCTGAAATGCCTCCATCTCCGCTGGTGTGGGAataa